Below is a window of Vulpes vulpes isolate BD-2025 chromosome 14, VulVul3, whole genome shotgun sequence DNA.
actttatataaatatattcatgctTTACTCCAGAGTATTCGTGATGTtcatctactttcttttcttttttttttaagattttatttcagagagggagggagagggggagagcatgagcacaggcaagtagagggaggggcagagggagcaggataagcagactccccctcctgtacagggagcccactgcagggctcaatcccaggaccctgagatcatggcctgaaactaagtcagacacttaactgactgaaccacccaatgATATTCCTCTACTTTCTGATTAgctatttccttcatttttaccaCTGTACCGAATTCTATTCCtcgaatatatatgaatatataatggtagaattaaattaatatttgttttccattttttgctATTATAGTGCTGCTAGGAGCATTCTTGTACATACTTCCTAAAGAACGTGTTCAGTAGTTTTCCCGAGACATTGTATCAGGGCTCtggaaggaaaaattatattttgagatgagttttttaatttatttttatttttttttaatttttgatagtcacagagagagagagagagagaggcagagacataggcagagggagaagcaggctccatgaaccgggagcccaatgtgggattcgatcccgggtctccaggatcgcgccctgggccaaaggcaggcgctaaaccgctgcgccacctagggatccctagatgagtttttttaaaaggccatttACAAAGGTGTGAGAAAACCACAAGAGATACTGCAGCACCCCAAAACTAATAAGAGCAATGCTCTGTCGCTACCCCTAAGCTGAAGGGGTGAGGGAAGGAAAGGATTATCAGAACCTGAAGAGAGGAGGCACCTGGCTGTGTCGGGTagaagagcgtgtgactcttgatctcagggttgtgagttggagcctgACATTGGATgcaaagattatttaaataaataaaactaaaaaaaaaaaaaaaaaaaaaaaaaaaaaaaaaaagggatccctgggtggcgcagcggtttggcgcctgcctttggcccagggcgcgatcctggagacctgggatcgaatcccacgtcgggctcccggtgcatggagcctgcttctccctctgcctgtgtctctgactctctctctctctatcataaataaataaatagaaaacaaacaaacaaacaaaaaaaaaacaaaccagaggaGAGAGTAGAGAACAGGTCCCACTGAAGGGACCTAACCAGCTCTAGATGATCATATAAAAAGGTACATGTGGGAATAAAATACCCAACTTCATCTTCTTTTCTCCCTGAAATCTGTAGGTTTCCCACTGTCACAGCCCCTTACTGGACATAAAGCTGAGTCAAGGGTCAAGAGTAAATCTGGAAAACAAATGGAAGATAACCAGCAAAGGAGTTTATTTAagagtgcaattgttgggttgtTAAATGTACACATCTTCAAACATACTGAAGAAGagcaaactgttttctaaagtgattGTTTTCAAAGTTGAGTTCACATTGTTCCATATCATCACCAAAATTTAAtaactttggatttttttcatttttatgaatctGGTAGGGATGTAATGATAcctctttgtggttttatttttcgTTTCCCCATGACTAATATAGCTGAGAATGTTTTCATGTTTCCCAGCAGTCTGGATTTCTTTTTACGTAAAGTGACACTTAAAGTCATTTGTCCAAATTTCTACtggctatttgtctttttcttactaatATATAGGAGTCATTTATATCTTCTAGGTTATACATTCTGGATACCAgttttgggcaagttacttatgTCACAAATATGTTCTCCCAGGTGGTTCCCTGTATTTTCACCTTTTGAGTAGGTAAGATCATAGATGCTTGTTCTTTGTAGTTTTGCTGTACTTCCTAAAAATACCCCAGAGCAAAATCATAATACAAAATATGTGAGTTGGGGCAAgcctgttgggacccctctcacttctgagagctttctctgtatcctcacttaataaaaCTCTATTGGTTTACTCACCaaaaataacagtaacaaaaacaaaagtagatGAGTTGGATATATTAGattaaacagaaaagaatatggaGAGAATTCTGGGCAAAGAGGatcaaagagaaagaatcagaagtaGGAAAAGAGCAGAAAAGTAAGGAAACCATTTTTACTGGTTAAAAGATCAATTAAACAcatccacttttattttaaattattattaaacattacTAAATAACATTCAATTAAATGAATcatctaaatgaaaataatttcccatTTACTCTAAAGTTGAAAACgcaataaaaataaacctgagGCAAGACAGGAACAACTAAATATGATGCTGTTAACTTTTCAATGCATTAAATCAGTACTTCACTGAACTTGATTTTGTAGACTTTAGATACACAAATCACACAAGACCCACAGCTCTACAACTCTGAATTCACCATAGCATATGATAATATTAGGCCTAAGACTGGGCATGCTAATAAATATTAAACCTAATTTTAAACAATCTAGGAATTTCAAGTCAAGTTACCACTTTGGCCAAAGGCTGTGTAAGATCCTAATTTAACCTATTCCTAAAATACTATGTCTTCATAAATTTAGGTAATGagctataaaatatgaaaagtaggaaaagaaaaaacaaaaatataagagacgaaaaattcagttccttaaaGGAGTAAAAGAAAATGGCTTCCATCTTCATGTTTccattaaataattgttttttgaaaaaaaaattgtattaatagCACAAAAGTATTTGGAGTAACTACTGAAGCTACTGTcttctttcataaatattaataaaaatatgatagaaatataagtaaaataaaagatattctcAAGAAATGAAATACCACCATTTTAAAGACCTACAAAGAAATTTAATTGCTTTGAATCTtagactaaatattttttaaagtgaaccaTGTGCTTACTCATAAACTAAAGgaattctaagtaaaaaaaaaaaaaaatcaaatggataatcctattttaaacaattcttttaaCACAGAAAATAATACTCTGATACTATTTTCCTGAAGGTAACAAGACCTTCATCCTTGTTCTGCCAAGCTAATAGTCTTCATAGAActtatgataaattttaattatgaatgcTCATGAGATATCTGAAGATACTAGGAGCTAAAATATGAATATACAAAGTCGTAGAAGTTACTGAAACAAATATACTGGTCCAGTACCAATAAAGTGGCTCAGtgctaaaaaattcttttttttaaaaaagatttttaaaaatttatttgacacagaaaaagagagagatagagtgcaagcatgagcaggaggaggggcagaaggagagaaagaaaattctcaagcagacttcccactgagcacaaagctccatgcagggcttgatctcagaaccccttatgaatcagatgcttaaccttaccccactaagccacccaggtggctcagtactGAAAAATTCTTATGCTAAACTAGGTTTGAGAgctcttataaatatatttttaaaaatatgtttttatattcactataaaacatgataaagaaacaaatcactttctgattccattcctaatttctcattttaaaattatctctaacAGGACCAATTTCTGATTGATATATAATAGAAGTGAAATTCTCACGGTTATCCCAAAGGTGTTTGCAGAAGTTAATTAGTACATATTCCAAGTTCATATAAAGGAAATGTCATTTGGGGAGGAATTATTGCACTTGCCTTTCACTACATGAATCCATAAacttaatgaagaagaaaagattcaTTGATTATAAAATAACAAGTTTCTATCAATAAAACGTTCAGTGAGAAAATGTtcaatgttcatttaaaaaatacatcaagaGTGTGTCTGgaattgtttggttttgttttctttgatgcTGAGTACTTTGTCATCAATCCCGGcctgaaatagaaaagaacacaCAGTTAAAATGcaggaaggtatttttaaaatgttttacaaatcactgatttttaaaattttacttggtTCATAAGAACAAATTTCAACATCTATAAATTAGACCTAAGAATATAACAATTTTATAGCCAGCTTAGTTAAAACTCAAATTAGCCAtacctttttggttttgttgcagTCTTCTGCACTCTGCCTGAGTTATctttagaggaagaaaaagtcaagaaattCCATAATGAACaacatgaaataattaaaatgctgtATAAAAAGCTAAAGCTGACTGATTAGAGATAATAAAAACTCCTTTAGTACTATATAATTCATATTGAGACACATCAAAAACTAACTTTATTGCataatttctttgtaatttacttatattattagtatttctcttaatttattttttttttaattttaattttgaagttgGTCTTCAGTTGGACTACCAAAAAACAAGTTAGAGAGGCTTTCTGGCTGTGTGATTATAGTTATTTACCACTCCTTGCAAAAGTTCTCTgaaggactttctttttttttttttaaattgaagtatagttgagatataatgctatattagttttaggtgcacaACACAGAGATTCAACAAGTTCATACATTACGCTTATCCTCACCACAAATGGAGGAACCGTCTGTCACCATATAGTGCTATTATAATActgttgactatattccttatgctgtaccatttatccctgtgacttacttattctATAGGAATTTTGCCTTTGGTTAGATTACCCAGCTCCCTCAACCTCTGAGTTCATTCTGTGCTAAATCAAGCCCAGAATAGTCTTCCCAAATTTAAAATCTAATGGCTTCAGGTAATTCTAACCTATGCTAAGGTAACTAACATTTCCCTAAATGGCAGTGTACACAACCTATCCCTTTAACAGTACGTGCTTTAAATTTAACAAcaatctcaattttattttaataaaacagtcTTAGAAAATCACTTTCTTTAAAATGACTGTGAACTCTAgctctgaaacaaataatatattacaggttaattaactaaatttaaataaaattgaaaaaataaaaaaaaaagactgcaaacTCACCAGTACTTTTGGTGTTTTCTCTGGGTTGGTTAGCTAGGTTAACTTTATCCTTTCTCAGTTCCTGGATAATGCCCTTATTTAAGCATACATCCACATGCACATTGAACAGGGTAAGATCTGAAGTCTTTTGTTCTAGGTTACAAACAGGACAAACTAGAGCTTGTAAATAAGGCTGGGAGGATTCTTGCCGACTTAATGACGCAATATCTTCCAATGAAACAGTAGAGGAAGAATTCTGACAACATTTCTCAATATTAAATGGTTTACTTGGAAGACTAGCACATTCCTCTTTGCTGTGCTTATCACTTAAAGCATCTACACTTTCTGCTTTAGCTGGGTTATCTTCAGTCTCTGGTAGCTCTATAAAATTGATTTCTGAATTCCTCTGATGGGTTTCATAATCCTGTTTCTCACTCTGTGAGAAAGAAggatatacattttctttcttgttaactTCTGTAGAGGAAGCATGTGAATGTGAGAACATGTTAGAGGTTCCACTGATTGAAGGTCCATCAAGACATGCATCTACATGTTTATTAAAGGCTTCTAGACTGATGCTTCTTTGCTCTCTAAAGCAAATGGGACAAGTAAATATCTGAGAGTTATTTGAATTCTCTGATGTTTCGAGATTCTCGTTCATCTTCTTCTTTAAAACTTGAAATGAATGTGATGTCTGTAAACTTTGCTTATCCACAGCTTCACATTTAAATGTGTCTTGGTGGCTCCATTTCCTTTCTGATCGCTTTTTATCAAAGAAACTCTTCTTATGAgacatttctaaagattttagAAACTGATCTTTGTCAGTATTCTCTAGTATACACCTAGGGGCTGACTGAGATTGGTTTCCAGCCTGTAAGAAGCCAATGATGCTCCTTTGTTGGTGTCTCTTGTCTTCTTCattgggaaaactagataatCGTACACCTAAAAAATCAACCACAATTAATTTTGTAACAAAGCCAATTCACTTAtaatccataaaaatattttgcataatacTGTTATGACATATATACAAAAGTATGTTTAGCGAAAAATAAGCAATACTGCGTATTTTCTGAATTAAAGTAtgctttttcaaaataagtaCTTTGCATGAAACTTACTCTCCTTTATCAAACTGGATATCACTAAATAGTATCTGTTGGGAGTTGGCATGATTATATGTCTTTCAACTAATATCTGACATAAGATACCATTAAATACCAACTAATTGGAGTCAACTTCACACACTCTAGCTCTTTTTTCCCAGTAGGCTTtgttttttagagcaattttaggtttacagcaaaagtGAGCAAAAAAGTACAGAGGTCCTACATATCCTCTGCCCACACCATGCAAAGCCTCCTCCAATCAACATCCTGCACCAGAGGGGTATGTTTGTTACAAACGATGAATCTGTGTTGACACAACATTAacactcaaagtccatagtttacattagggttatTCATGGTGTTGTACATCCTATGGACTTTGACATGTGCTTAATGATATGTAGCCACCATTATAGCATCATACAGAATAGCTTCACAGttctaaaaattctctgtgctaCACCTATTCATCCCTTCTCCATCCCCTATCTTTGACATCCACTCATCTTTTCACTATCTccacagttttgtcttttccagaatgtcatagggTTTGAACCACACAGTATTTAACctttcaaattggcttctttcacttaataacatacatttaaggttcctccatgtgttttcatggcttgatagcttatttcttttacaCACTGAAAGATATTCCATTTTCTGTCCCAATTTCCATTCACCTactactgaaggacattttggttgtttcccaattttggcagttatgaatgaAGCTATTATAAACATCTGCTATTTAGCTCTTTTAATCAACATACTTTATTCAACCAATTACAAGCGTGTGCTATGTTTCATATATGGAAGTATAGCTAATGATTCAGTCTTAGCAGTAAAGTTGGCATCTGGAATGCTTATCCATGTACATCCTCTCACCCAGTTCACTTTAGGAAGTTGGTTTGTTTATCTGTTTCCATTGTGGCTGTAGGTATGGTTTTGTATTGTGACAATCCCATGTCtgtaattctgaaatttaaaaagctctGAAAATCATAAGCAATATATATAAGATGACTGAATTGATATGAGGCTATTTAGAGTCTTTCCAACTTAGTGTGAATATTCTCTTGTTTTGCTACAAAAGTATTAgtgtgagggacgcctgggtggctcagtggttgagcgtctacattcagctcagggtgtgatcccaggatctgggataaagtcccatattgggctccctgcatggagcctgcttctccctctgcctggttctctgcctctctctctctgtctctctgtgtctctcatgaataaataaataaaaatcttaaaaaaaaaaaaaaagaaaatctgaaaagttttaaattttgaaacataCGTGGTCCCAAGAATTTCAGTAAGTGGCAAGGAAAAGAATAACTGCAGTTGGTTCTTATGGGAATTAAATTAATGAGCATGGTTTCACATACATCAGGTtctaagaattaagaaaaatggaagtaTAGGTACAACCTCCTaaatatgtttaagaaataaaatgaaggacaGAATACTTCCCAAGTTGATTTCTTTGGGAAAGTCTagcagatttaagaaaaaaaaccaagaaaagtcATACCCATAAGTCTTAATCTCAAGGGATGTGGAAAATCAGCATCAATTTCTGTTCTTAGCAACTCTTTAGCAAtagcaaatatttcttctgtagTAGAAACAACAGATGAAACTGTAGATGCACGAGTTTTTACCTCAAAATTTACATTCTTCAGTTTAATGGTAACAGTTCTACCCTGTAACAAACAGAATACGTAATATACAGTTTTCTAACTTctagaaaatagttattttgtagtttagaaaaaaatcagaaagatatcttatatacatatactatagaAGTATAatcaattatttataaaacatggtAATGAAATCTATCCAAAAGAATTGAGAtatataagtaatttattttaaaaattccattttagcCAATAATTATTACTCCCCTACTCAAATGAGTTTTTATAAaagaagtttttatataaatggcaACATGaagtgatcatttttctttttactaagtCTCTTTTAGAATTCAGTAcctaaaaagagagggaaaaaaagcttcTTAAAGAGGTCTCCATTGAAAGGGTCTTGCAGATAGCTCACGCTTACTGTGTGCCAACTATATGCCAAATACTATGCTAACCCACTTACATGTAAGAACTCCCTTTACAGTTACTGTTTAATGGATACAGAATTTAAGTTCGGAATAATGAAAAAGCTCTGGAGATtcacagtggtgatggttgcaccatATGCACATAATTGTaacttaaaagtggttaaaataaaaaatattttactacctTCTGGAAGTTCTGAGAGTGGGCTGACCTACTGACTCACTTCCAAAGAACAGAATATGGAAAGATAAAAATAGTGACTTCACAGTTCAGAAGCCTAGGAAACACCAACTTAGGTGACAAAGGTTAGTATCATTTGTGATAACTTGTAGTTACCATACACCTTGATAGAATGTAATGAGGACACTTCACCTCTggtattttttctaaaaatcctTAACCCTGgtctaatcataagaaaaacatcagCCAAACCTAGATGGAAAGACACCCTGCAGGATACCTGGTTAATACTCCTTAAGACATCAAgatcatgaaaaacaaggaaatactGACAAACTGTTAAAGATTAAAGGGGAttaggagacatgacaactaaatgcaatgtggttCCCTGGACTGAACCCTGCAACAGAAAGAGGGCATTAATGGAAAAACAGGTAAAATCCAAATAACATCTGGAGTTTAGTCATAGCAATATGCTAAAGTCAATTTCTGAGCTTTGACAAATGTACTATGACAATATAGCTAAAATAGTGTGTTAATAATGAGTGAAACTGGGTATATCAGAACTCTCTATATTATCTTTACTACATTCTGTAAATCttaaatgattctaaaattacaggtttattaaaatttttttttaaatcaactcttTCTACGTAAGGTATAAGAGAGAAGAGTTATAAGAAATGTATGCAGAagggaggtagaaaaaaaaagaaatatatagatgTTCCATTCTTTGTAATAACCTTTactggtttttttatttttttgtaataactTTTGAATACCTTTGTATCACACTTTGTAGTAACTCCACCTATGGTTTcagaatttggaaaaatattaaatatggacTGTTTTGAGTAAagattataaaacagaaatttaaagcCTTCCAGGTTTTGTTCTGAATGTGTTAAACAACATGAAACTAGGCCCTGAAACCAAGCGCCTATTCTAGAAAGTCATTGTCCACCAGAGAAAAACATTAAAGTATGGTAGGAAAGAAAtttataataagcaaataaagttCTAGAGACATCCTTAACTTTGTCTTATTCTCTAATATCAGTATAACTGATTTTGAACTTATTCAAATGTACTCCTGAAGTAGTAATAACTCTGGAGTTAGTCTGGAGCCAGCCCACCCTTGTACATTGCTTCTTCACTGAATGATCTTATCATAGGCCTCAATTATGGGTCAGAATTGAATTTGTCTCTACTGAGGATGGGAATATTCCTTTCTAATGTTTCTCAGTTTGTACTCAAATGCAAAACCTAACTCTTCCTTTATGGTCGCATTTtactatcaaaaattaaaaaaatctaaaaataccaCATTAAAATAAAGTACCTTTAGTCCTTCTTTCTGCAGATCTTGAGCAAGTTCACTGCAAAGTTCCTGGCACAAGTTATACTGTTCTTCTGCTTTACTTATCTCACTGAATGTCCTAGAAAGACAAGAATGATTTTGGTGCATAGAGTAAACTGTAATTTAGGAATGATATAGTTTGTTTAAACAGCCTAGCATCAAGTTATATTTTCTgtagtacaaaataaaattttcagatgAACTAAGATATGATTAAAAACATCTAAAAATCTACCTAAATAATTGAAGACCATTTATAGTCTAATTAGCAAAGgtatatttgctttatctataatatttttttaagttaattaaagtCTGATATACCACATCACtaagaggaaggataaaaaacatatgatcatctcatataaagagataaaaaatcaataagagaaaagataaaaatatatgatcatctcaatagatgcagaaaaagcatttcacgAAGTATAACATCCAATCACGATTCAAACTCCccacaaagtaggtttagaggaaacatttcTCAATATAAGAAAGGCCTtatacgaaaaacccacagctacatcatactcaatggggaaaaagtgaGAGCCTTTTCCTTAAGGTCagtaacaagacaaggatgtccactctcaccactttattcaacatagtactggaagtcctagtcacagtAATTAGAcaacataaaagaaattaaaggcacccatattggtaaggaagaagtaaaactttcactatatgCAAATAACACCATAccatatacagaaaacccaagattccaccaaaaaactactagaactgatgaatgaattcagtaagattacaggatacaaaaatcaatgtacagaaacccattgaatttctatacactaattttccaacagaaagagaaattaagaaaacaatcccatttgtaattaaaacaaaaataataaaatccctaggaataaacctaaccaaagaggtgaaagacctgtattctaaAAACTACACAgcatttgtaaaagattttaagatgacgcaaacaaatggaaagacattccattctCATGGGCAGGAAGAACAATTTTtgataaaatgtctatactacccaaagcaatctacagattaaatgcaatctctatcaaaataccaatagcactcttaactatagggaacaaactgagggctgctggagagaAGGTAGGTGGGGACTGGGTAACTGAATGATGGACATTTcgaagggcacttgatgtaatgagcactgagtattacacgcaactgatgaatcactaaataatactcctgaaattaataatacactatatgttaactaacttgaatttacataaaatccaaaaaaaatactaaaagcatttttcacagaactattACAAACAAACCTAAAGTTTgtaatggaaccacaaaaggccccaaatagccagagcaatctacaaaaagaaaagcaaagctggaggtatcccaattccagatttcaagttacactacagagctatagtaatcaaaacagtatggtagtggcacaaaaataaatacaagatcaATGCAAGAGAGGataaagcccagaaataaacccacaattatatggtcaattaatcttcaacaacaGAGGgaagaatacacaatgggaaaaagtctcttcaacaaatggtgttgggaaaactggacagctacatgtgaaagaatgaaaatggaccatcttgttataccatacacaaaaataaactcaaaatgggttaaggaCCTAATATGAGACCTGaagtcataaaaatcctagaaaagagcacaggcagtaatttctctgacattggtcataacatctttctagatatgtctcccaaggcaagggaaacaaaagcaaaaataaactatttgggactacatcaaaataaaaagcttctgcacagcaaaggaaacaaccaacataACCAAAACACatcctgcagaatgggagaagatatttgcaaataacatgtcTGAAAAAGAGTGagtgttcaaaatatataaagaatgagaCAACTCGATACAAAATAccaaataatcccattaaaaaatgagcagaagacatagaCCTTTCTtcgaagaagacatacagataaccaagacatatgaaaagatgctcaacatcactcagcagggaaatgtaaatcaaaactaagatgagatatcacctcacacctatcacaatggctaaaatcaaagactcagaaacaacaagtgttggcaaggatgtggagaaaaaaggaccCTTTTGTACTGCTGgggagaatgcaaactggtgcagccactctgggaaacagtatggaggctcctcaaaaaattaaaaatagaaatgccctaTGAtacagtaatcacactactgagtatttacccaaagaacttGAAAAGGGgtatatgcaccctgatgtttattgcaatagccaaactatggaaacagcccaagtgttcattgattGATGAATCGATAAGGCAGTTATggtatgtaaatacatataacattattcagccatttaaaaaaaatgaaatcttgccatttacaaagaCATGGagggatctagagagtataatgctaagcaaaagtcagagaaaggcagatactgtatgatttcactcatatgtggaatttaagaaacaaaggggaaaaaaaagagaaaaatgaaaaaagagacttttagttatagagaacaaacagatgggttaccagaggggagatgggtaggggaatgggtgaaataggtgatgctGATTTAGAG
It encodes the following:
- the POLK gene encoding DNA polymerase kappa isoform X3, whose translation is MDSTKEKNGNYKDDLLLRMGLNDNKAGMEGLDKDKINKIIMEATKGSRFYGNELKKEKQVNQRIENMMQQKAQITSQQLRKAQLQVDRYAMELEQSRDLNNTIVHIDMDAFYAAVEMRDNPELKDKPIAVGSMSMLVKEILADYDPNFLAMSLDEAYLNITKHLQERQNWPEDKRKYFIKTGNPLENDKPRKEVNKLREHERSISPLLFDDSPPDMQSQGNPLQGNSDEEDNPQTLQNSIVFGTSAEEVVKEIRFRIEQKTTLTASAGIAPNTMLAKVCSDKNKPNGQYQVLPNRQAVMDFIKDLPIRKVSGIGKVTEKMLKALGIITCTELYQQRALLSLLFSETSWHHFLHISLGLGSTHLARDGERKSMSVERTFSEISKAEEQYNLCQELCSELAQDLQKEGLKGRTVTIKLKNVNFEVKTRASTVSSVVSTTEEIFAIAKELLRTEIDADFPHPLRLRLMGVRLSSFPNEEDKRHQQRSIIGFLQAGNQSQSAPRCILENTDKDQFLKSLEMSHKKSFFDKKRSERKWSHQDTFKCEAVDKQSLQTSHSFQVLKKKMNENLETSENSNNSQIFTCPICFREQRSISLEAFNKHVDACLDGPSISGTSNMFSHSHASSTEVNKKENVYPSFSQSEKQDYETHQRNSEINFIELPETEDNPAKAESVDALSDKHSKEECASLPSKPFNIEKCCQNSSSTVSLEDIASLSRQESSQPYLQALVCPVCNLEQKTSDLTLFNVHVDVCLNKGIIQELRKDKVNLANQPRENTKSTDNSGRVQKTATKPKRPGLMTKYSASKKTKPNNSRHTLDVFFK
- the POLK gene encoding DNA polymerase kappa isoform X2 — protein: MDSTKEKNGNYKDDLLLRMGLNDNKAGMEGLDKDKINKIIMEATKGSRFYGNELKKEKQVNQRIENMMQQKAQITSQQLRKAQLQVDRYAMELEQSRDLNNTIVHIDMDAFYAAVEMRDNPELKDKPIAVGSMSMLSTSNYYARRFGVRAAMPGFIAKRLCPQLIIVPPNFDKYRAVSTEVKEILADYDPNFLAMSLDEAYLNITKHLQERQNWPEDKRKYFIKTGNPLENDKPRKEVNKLREHERSISPLLFDDSPPDMQSQGNPLQGNSDEEDNPQTLQNSIVFGTSAEEVVKEIRFRIEQKTTLTASAGIAPNTMLAKVCSDKNKPNGQYQVLPNRQAVMDFIKDLPIRKVSGIGKVTEKMLKALGIITCTELYQQRALLSLLFSETSWHHFLHISLGLGSTHLARTFSEISKAEEQYNLCQELCSELAQDLQKEGLKGRTVTIKLKNVNFEVKTRASTVSSVVSTTEEIFAIAKELLRTEIDADFPHPLRLRLMGVRLSSFPNEEDKRHQQRSIIGFLQAGNQSQSAPRCILENTDKDQFLKSLEMSHKKSFFDKKRSERKWSHQDTFKCEAVDKQSLQTSHSFQVLKKKMNENLETSENSNNSQIFTCPICFREQRSISLEAFNKHVDACLDGPSISGTSNMFSHSHASSTEVNKKENVYPSFSQSEKQDYETHQRNSEINFIELPETEDNPAKAESVDALSDKHSKEECASLPSKPFNIEKCCQNSSSTVSLEDIASLSRQESSQPYLQALVCPVCNLEQKTSDLTLFNVHVDVCLNKGIIQELRKDKVNLANQPRENTKSTDNSGRVQKTATKPKRPGLMTKYSASKKTKPNNSRHTLDVFFK
- the POLK gene encoding DNA polymerase kappa isoform X6 encodes the protein MDSTKEKNGNYKDDLLLRMGLNDNKAGMEGLDKDKINKIIMEATKGSRFYGNELKKEKQVNQRIENMMQQKAQITSQQLRKAQLQVDRYAMELEQSRDLNNTIVHIDMDAFYAAVEMRDNPELKDKPIAVGSMSMLSTSNYYARRFGVRAAMPGFIAKRLCPQLIIVPPNFDKYRAVSTEVKEILADYDPNFLAMSLDEAYLNITKHLQERQNWPEDKRKYFIKTGNPLENGIAPNTMLAKVCSDKNKPNGQYQVLPNRQAVMDFIKDLPIRKVSGIGKVTEKMLKALGIITCTELYQQRALLSLLFSETSWHHFLHISLGLGSTHLARTFSEISKAEEQYNLCQELCSELAQDLQKEGLKGRTVTIKLKNVNFEVKTRASTVSSVVSTTEEIFAIAKELLRTEIDADFPHPLRLRLMGVRLSSFPNEEDKRHQQRSIIGFLQAGNQSQSAPRCILENTDKDQFLKSLEMSHKKSFFDKKRSERKWSHQDTFKCEAVDKQSLQTSHSFQVLKKKMNENLETSENSNNSQIFTCPICFREQRSISLEAFNKHVDACLDGPSISGTSNMFSHSHASSTEVNKKENVYPSFSQSEKQDYETHQRNSEINFIELPETEDNPAKAESVDALSDKHSKEECASLPSKPFNIEKCCQNSSSTVSLEDIASLSRQESSQPYLQALVCPVCNLEQKTSDLTLFNVHVDVCLNKGIIQELRKDKVNLANQPRENTKSTDNSGRVQKTATKPKRPGLMTKYSASKKTKPNNSRHTLDVFFK